From a single Planctellipticum variicoloris genomic region:
- the ppdK gene encoding pyruvate, phosphate dikinase, whose amino-acid sequence MATKYVYYFGDGKSDGSAKQRELLGGKGANLAEMSNIGLPVPAGFTITTEVCTYYYANNRQYPPELAAQVDEAMAKVEKTMGKKFGDSSDPLLVSCRSGARDSMPGMMDTVLNIGLNDTTVEALAKSSGNERFAWDSYRRFVQMYGDVVLGMKPEKKTDADPFEELLEKKKHAAGVEFDSDLSVSQLKELVAEFKAAIKSRTGSDFPSDPKQQVWGAVGAVFGSWMNDRAMVYRRTYGIPHEWGTAVNVQAMVFGNLGDDCATGVALTRDGALGVPGYCGDYLINAQGEDVVAGIRTPKRIEETLAKEMPKAYEELDSIGKILENHYKDVQDIEFTVQKGKVWMLQTRNAKRTGFAAVRIAVDLVDEGKITEIEALSPKRIPADDLNQLLQPVFDLAGKQAAVKNDQLLTKGINAGPGAAYGQICFHADDAEKKFLANPAVELILVRRETTPEDLRGMKAAKGILTAFGGASSHAALVSRQMGKVCVVGASELNIDYEAATLKVGSKLLKEGDYISLDGFTGEVFAGKVQTKPSEVIQVLIHKTMKPEESPVYQRFAKLMAWADKHRTLGVRTNADEPKQAKEAVSFGAEGIGLCRTEHMFFDHVDEFREMILADDLPTRERALVKLLPFQRGDFAGLFRAMEGRPVTIRLLDPPLHEFLPHDHASQSLLAEKIGIPVEAITRRVSELHESNPMLGHRGCRLGIVMPEITAMQARAIFEAACEVKKEGIDVKPEVMIPLVGYVTEFKNQEKVVREQAEKVFAETGVKVDYLVGTMIEVPRACAVADQIAGSAEFFSFGTNDLTQTTLGMSRDDYGGFINYYKENDIVPNDPFQAIDQSGVGTLMRMGVEKGRSQRSKLKIGICGEHGGEPSSVVFCHEIGLDYVSCSPFRVPIARLAAAQAAVAAQKK is encoded by the coding sequence ATGGCAACAAAGTACGTCTACTACTTCGGCGACGGCAAGTCAGATGGCAGCGCCAAGCAGCGCGAGCTGCTGGGGGGCAAGGGCGCCAATCTGGCCGAAATGTCCAACATCGGCCTGCCGGTGCCGGCCGGCTTCACCATCACGACCGAAGTCTGCACGTACTACTACGCCAACAATCGCCAGTATCCGCCGGAACTGGCTGCCCAGGTCGACGAGGCGATGGCCAAGGTCGAAAAGACGATGGGGAAGAAGTTCGGCGACAGCAGCGATCCGCTGCTGGTCTCGTGCCGTTCGGGCGCCCGCGACTCGATGCCCGGCATGATGGACACGGTGCTCAACATCGGTCTGAACGATACGACCGTCGAGGCGCTGGCGAAGTCCTCGGGGAACGAACGGTTCGCCTGGGACAGCTATCGCCGGTTCGTGCAGATGTACGGCGACGTCGTGCTCGGCATGAAGCCCGAGAAGAAGACGGACGCCGATCCGTTCGAAGAGCTGCTTGAGAAGAAGAAGCATGCCGCCGGCGTCGAATTCGACAGCGATCTGAGCGTATCGCAGCTCAAGGAACTGGTGGCCGAGTTCAAGGCCGCCATAAAGAGCCGGACGGGGAGCGATTTTCCGAGCGATCCGAAGCAGCAGGTCTGGGGGGCCGTCGGTGCCGTGTTCGGGAGCTGGATGAATGATCGCGCGATGGTTTACCGCCGGACTTACGGCATTCCCCACGAGTGGGGCACGGCCGTGAACGTTCAGGCGATGGTCTTCGGCAACCTGGGTGACGACTGCGCCACCGGCGTGGCCCTGACCCGCGACGGCGCACTGGGCGTGCCGGGATATTGCGGCGACTACTTGATCAACGCTCAGGGTGAAGACGTTGTCGCCGGCATCCGTACGCCGAAGCGGATCGAAGAGACGCTGGCGAAGGAGATGCCGAAGGCTTACGAAGAGCTCGACAGCATCGGCAAGATCCTGGAGAACCACTATAAGGACGTTCAGGACATCGAGTTCACGGTCCAGAAGGGCAAGGTCTGGATGCTCCAGACCCGCAACGCCAAGCGAACTGGCTTCGCCGCCGTCCGGATCGCCGTCGATCTGGTGGACGAGGGCAAGATCACCGAGATCGAAGCGCTGTCGCCGAAGCGGATTCCGGCCGACGACCTGAATCAGCTCCTCCAGCCGGTGTTCGACCTGGCGGGCAAGCAGGCCGCCGTAAAGAACGATCAACTCCTGACCAAGGGGATCAACGCCGGCCCCGGTGCGGCCTACGGCCAGATCTGCTTCCATGCCGACGACGCGGAAAAGAAGTTCCTCGCCAATCCGGCAGTGGAGCTGATTCTCGTCCGTCGCGAGACGACTCCGGAAGATCTCCGCGGCATGAAGGCGGCGAAGGGAATTTTGACGGCGTTCGGCGGGGCCAGCTCGCATGCGGCTCTGGTGAGCCGGCAGATGGGCAAGGTCTGCGTGGTCGGCGCGTCCGAGCTGAACATCGACTACGAAGCGGCGACGCTGAAAGTCGGGAGCAAGCTGCTGAAGGAAGGGGATTACATCAGCCTCGACGGCTTCACTGGCGAAGTCTTTGCCGGCAAGGTGCAGACGAAGCCGAGCGAAGTGATTCAGGTGCTGATCCACAAGACGATGAAGCCGGAGGAATCGCCGGTCTATCAGCGTTTCGCCAAGCTGATGGCGTGGGCCGACAAGCACCGCACGCTGGGGGTGCGGACCAACGCCGACGAGCCGAAGCAGGCGAAAGAAGCCGTTTCATTCGGGGCGGAAGGGATTGGCCTGTGCCGGACCGAGCACATGTTCTTCGATCACGTCGACGAATTCCGCGAGATGATTCTGGCGGACGATCTGCCGACGCGAGAAAGGGCGCTGGTGAAGCTGCTGCCGTTCCAGCGGGGAGACTTCGCCGGGTTGTTCCGGGCGATGGAAGGTCGTCCGGTGACGATCCGACTGCTGGATCCGCCGCTGCACGAGTTCCTGCCTCACGATCATGCGTCGCAATCCCTGCTGGCGGAGAAGATCGGGATTCCGGTCGAGGCGATTACTCGTCGAGTCAGCGAACTGCACGAGTCGAACCCGATGCTGGGTCATCGCGGCTGCCGGCTGGGGATCGTGATGCCGGAGATCACGGCGATGCAGGCGCGGGCGATTTTCGAGGCGGCCTGCGAAGTGAAGAAGGAAGGCATCGACGTCAAGCCGGAAGTGATGATTCCGCTGGTCGGGTATGTCACGGAATTCAAGAACCAGGAGAAGGTCGTCCGGGAACAGGCCGAGAAGGTCTTCGCCGAGACCGGCGTGAAGGTCGACTACCTGGTTGGCACGATGATCGAAGTTCCGCGGGCCTGCGCCGTGGCGGATCAGATCGCCGGGAGCGCCGAGTTCTTCAGCTTCGGCACGAACGACCTGACGCAGACGACCCTGGGGATGAGCCGCGACGACTACGGCGGGTTCATCAACTACTACAAGGAAAACGACATCGTTCCGAACGATCCGTTCCAGGCGATCGATCAGAGCGGCGTCGGTACGCTGATGAGGATGGGTGTTGAGAAGGGACGCAGCCAGCGTTCGAAGCTGAAGATCGGGATCTGCGGCGAACATGGCGGCGAGCCTTCGAGCGTGGTGTTCTGCCACGAGATCGGGCTCGATTACGTGAGCTGCTCGCCGTTCCGCGTGCCGATCGCCCGGCTGGCGGCGGCTCAGGCTGCGGTGGCGGCTCAAAAGAAGTAG
- a CDS encoding YiiX/YebB-like N1pC/P60 family cysteine hydrolase, which translates to MSPIWALVLAAATGCPDSRVVVPQAAVVEQLAPAVQTGTLLFSQGDCLAVKCFSASRFTHVGMVAQTPAGPMVYDSMNGTGVRKTPLAEYVALQTPCDLLAVHPAKPISEPQAGKLCEALEQQLGRPYGIRHHLTGSKCEGVHCSEYATECLIAAGLMTANNPARVSPGSLLQGVRQSGLYIDGAEFSLALAPVPEPVGETWCQWSWRCTKTGVLGSCVQMRRWFLCR; encoded by the coding sequence ATGTCCCCGATCTGGGCTCTCGTCCTCGCCGCAGCCACCGGCTGTCCCGACAGCCGTGTTGTTGTCCCGCAGGCCGCCGTCGTCGAACAGCTCGCCCCCGCGGTGCAGACTGGCACTTTGCTCTTCAGTCAGGGGGACTGCCTCGCCGTCAAATGCTTCTCCGCGAGCCGCTTCACCCACGTCGGCATGGTCGCACAAACTCCGGCCGGCCCGATGGTCTACGACAGCATGAACGGGACCGGCGTCCGCAAAACGCCTCTCGCCGAGTACGTCGCACTGCAGACCCCCTGCGACCTCCTCGCCGTCCACCCCGCCAAGCCGATTTCGGAGCCACAGGCCGGCAAACTGTGCGAGGCCCTCGAGCAGCAACTCGGCCGTCCGTACGGAATTCGCCATCACCTCACGGGCTCAAAGTGCGAAGGAGTCCACTGCTCGGAATACGCCACCGAATGCCTGATCGCGGCGGGTCTGATGACCGCCAATAACCCAGCCCGCGTCTCGCCCGGCAGCCTGCTGCAGGGAGTCCGCCAGTCGGGGCTCTACATCGACGGCGCCGAATTCTCGCTGGCCCTCGCCCCGGTCCCGGAACCCGTCGGCGAAACCTGGTGCCAGTGGAGCTGGCGCTGCACGAAAACCGGAGTTCTCGGCTCGTGCGTCCAGATGCGCCGCTGGTTCCTCTGCCGGTGA
- a CDS encoding DUF2442 domain-containing protein encodes MRSAFVPSSARARQVKFDDDDMIVSLEDGRVISVPLEWFPRLFHATENQRRAVRISRHGHGLHCDQIDEDLTVAGLLTGG; translated from the coding sequence ATGCGATCAGCATTCGTTCCGAGCAGCGCACGCGCCAGACAGGTCAAATTCGATGACGACGACATGATCGTTTCACTGGAAGATGGTCGCGTGATTTCTGTTCCGCTCGAATGGTTTCCACGTCTGTTTCACGCGACGGAGAACCAACGACGAGCGGTTCGAATCAGCCGCCACGGGCACGGACTCCATTGTGATCAGATCGACGAAGACCTCACGGTGGCGGGCTTGCTGACCGGCGGTTGA